The following coding sequences are from one Brienomyrus brachyistius isolate T26 chromosome 2, BBRACH_0.4, whole genome shotgun sequence window:
- the LOC125712857 gene encoding transcription factor Jun-like, translating to METPFYHDDSPDLPQLEALPQYPRHQSHKVMNKRNMAGQSFPAAVGGSPGLKLLQEQPAGSGSDCRASPTGVGISGDASGPLLAASDMSLLKLAGPDLEHLIIHSPQGRGSSSPYLYRGQVTNEQEGFADGFVKALADLHKQNQLVGAPISPSPPVQGAYQRGVGLTGEMPVYTNLSSYSPAQMSQSAQYPPGPLVYPGTTHSRGPDEPQTVPEVPHPPGDSAGPSPPALSPVDMETQEQIKAERKRLRNRIAASKCRRRKLERISRLEEKVRTLKGQNAELASTAGLLRQQVAQLKQKVANHVTSGCQIAVSSASAAKSGEASGC from the coding sequence ATGGAGACCCCTTTCtatcatgatgacagccctgaCCTTCCCCAGCTGGAAGCACTCCCACAATATCCAAGGCACCAGAGCCACAAGGTGATGAATAAGAGAAACATGGCCGGTCAGAGTTTTCCTGCTGCTGTGGGTGGTTCCCCTGGACTGAAACTCTTGCAGGAGCAGCCGGCAGGTTCAGGCTCCGATTGCAGGGCCAGTCCCACTGGTGTGGGCATCAGCGGCGATGCCAGCGGCCCTCTGCTGGCTGCGTCCGACATGAGTCTCCTGAAGCTGGCAGGTCCTGACCTAGAGCATCTCATAATTCACTCCCCCCAGGGCAGGGGAAGCAGCAGTCCTTACCTCTACCGTGGCCAGGTGACCAATGAGCAAGAAGGCTTCGCTGATGGGTTTGTAAAGGCTTTGGCCGACCTGCATAAACAGAATCAGCTGGTGGGGGCCCCCAtttctccgtcaccccctgttCAGGGTGCTTACCAGAGGGGTGTGGGTCTTACAGGGGAGATGCCTGTATACACCAATCTTAGCAGCTACAGCCCTGCCCAGATGTCGCAGTCTGCGCAGTACCCTCCCGGGCCCTTGGTTTACCCTGGCACTACACACAGCCGTGGCCCCGACGAGCCACAGACGGTCCCTGAGGTACCCCACCCGCCCGGGGACTCTGCTGGCCCCTCGCCGCCAGCATTGTCGCCCGTCGACATGGAGACGCAGGAACAGATCAAGGCAGAGCGGAAGCGGCTGCGGAATCGCATCGCCGCCTCCAAGTGCCGCCGGCGCAAGCTAGAGCGCATCTCACGCCTGGAGGAGAAGGTGCGCACGCTCAAGGGCCAGAACGCCGAGCTGGCCTCCACCGCCGGCCTGCTccgccagcaggtggcgcagctCAAGCAGAAGGTGGCCAACCATGTCACCAGCGGTTGCCAGATCGCTGTGAGCTCTGCCTCGGCAGCCAAAAGCGGCGAGGCTTCCGGCTGCTGA